From the genome of Fusobacterium simiae:
TTTTACTTACTTTAAACATCTCCACTAAATCTTTTATACAAGTAAATTGACCTAATTCATTTAACAATAATTTTTCTAAATATTTTTCTATATCATTTCTTGCTTCCCAATTATGAAAATTATTTATTTCAAAATCTTCTTTTGTGAGTGGATTATCTATCACATTATTATTATAGGATAATTCCAAATTTCTAATAAAGTCCTCCATATTATATTCTGTTCTCCCATTTTTTACACGATTTCTAATTTTATTATTATTTGCTAGTGTATAGGTATAGCTTAGGCTTAAATTCAAAACATCATGAATTCTATTTGCACTTGCATATTCTCCTGTTAATTTCAAAATATATTCTGCCATGAAACTTGTATGTATATTTTTCATTTTTTACCTCCAAAAAAATATTTTTGTTTTACAAATTATTTTAACATTAGTTTGTATTTTACAAATATAATATAGCTCTATATTTTTTATTTGTCAAATTTTATTTTAAGTTTTTACAAACTTTTTATAAATTTTATTTGTAAATTACAAAATTATATGCTATTATTATTTTAAATGGAGGTATCAATATGAAATTAGTGAGTGATTTTGCAGAAAGGTTACGGATGGCTTTAGATTTTAGAAATATGAAAGCTACTGAATTATCTGAATTAACTAATATAAATAAGTCTACTATCTCACAATATTTAGCAAAAGTATATGAACCAAAAAGAGATAGAATAGAATTATTTGCTAAAATTTTAAATGTTAATGAAGTTTGGCTTACAGGTTATGATGTACCTATGGAAAGCTTATCTAAACAAGATAATTCAATGATAGAAAAATATGAGCTAAGTCCTGAAGAATTAAAAGAATATGAAAATATTAAGATGACTACTTCTACTTTAATGTTTAATGGTCGCTCTGCTTCTGAAAGTGATAAGATAGAATTAGAGAGAGTATTAAAAGAATTTTTTGTTAAAGCATTGCTTAAAAAGAGAGCTGATGAAAAAAATGACGAACAAAAGAAAAAAAGAAATTCTAAAATTAATTGATGATTTACACTTTGAATTTGGAACTAAAAATCCTATTCGTATTTGTAAAGGATTAGAAATTGAAATTGTTTCTGCTGATATTGAAATGAAAGGTTTGTACACAGAAGTTTTTTCTTCAAAACTTATTATTTTTCAGAATCTACTTGATGGTTTTGCTAAACTTTTTGTTATAGGACATGAGCTATTTCATGCCCTTGAACATGATTGTGAACAGATTAGATTCTTTAGAGAATATACTGGGTTTAAAACTAATATCTATGAAGAGGAGGCAAATTTTTTTGCCACTCAACTTTTAAAAGACTATATCCCATATTATCAAGATGAAATTGCTGATTGGGAGATTGCTGAGGAATTAGAAAAATATTTAAGCATATAACATACAAAAAGTAGGATTACTCCTACTTTTTAATTATCCACTTTCCTTTTTTAGCACTTCCTTGGTATTCTAAAATATTATTTTCTCTTAAATATTTCATATCTCTGTACACAGTTGGACGAGATACATTTAATTTTAAACATATCTCTTTTATAGTTATATTAGATTTTTCTTTTATTAAATCTATTATGGTATTCATTCTATTTTTTTGATTAACATTTTGGGTATCATTTTTATTTTTATCAATATTTACAGTATTTTTTTGTGTGTCATTATTTTTTATGTAGTTCCTATTATATAAGGTTACAATTACTCCATTATCAGATATATAATATTCAGGTTTTTTGTCAAAACTTTCATAATCTTTAAAAATTCTTCTAACCCCAGAAGCATAATTCTCAATATATTCAAGTTTATCAAGAACTGACACTATAATTTGATTCCTTTTGGCTGTCATTCCATTTTTTATATTTTCAAGTGTCAAACCATAAAGTTTATTGAAAGTTAAACAAAAAGGATTAACTCCTTTTTACAAAAGTCAACCCTTATTAGAAAATTATATTATTATTTCTTTAATGCCTCATTTATAGTTTTTCTTAATTGTTCTTCACTGATAGCTCCACTGACAAAACCCTCTAAATTTCCACTTTTATTTATTACATAGGTTGTTGGAAAAGCTCTTATTCCATATTCACTGAAGGATTTTCCAACTTCATCCATCAAATTTGGATATGTTATTTTATGTTCATTCAAAAATTTAATAACTTCCTCTTTTTCAACATCAATATTATTCAAATTTTCTTTAGATTTTGGTCCTGCCACTCCTAAAAATATCACATCTTTCTCATTTGAACCAAATTCCTTATATACTTTTTCAAATGCTGGCATTTCTTCAACACAGTACCCACACCAAGTTGCCCAAAAGTTTATTATAACAACTTTTCCTTTATATTCTTCTAAATTATGTTCTTTCCCATATTGATCAAATAAAACAAGGTTAGGAACTTTTACATCTGTATTTTCTTTTGTATCTATTTCCATTTTTGTTTTTGATTTAAAGACAAAAAATATTG
Proteins encoded in this window:
- a CDS encoding helix-turn-helix domain-containing protein, whose product is MKLVSDFAERLRMALDFRNMKATELSELTNINKSTISQYLAKVYEPKRDRIELFAKILNVNEVWLTGYDVPMESLSKQDNSMIEKYELSPEELKEYENIKMTTSTLMFNGRSASESDKIELERVLKEFFVKALLKKRADEKNDEQKKKRNSKIN
- a CDS encoding ImmA/IrrE family metallo-endopeptidase, with the translated sequence MKKMTNKRKKEILKLIDDLHFEFGTKNPIRICKGLEIEIVSADIEMKGLYTEVFSSKLIIFQNLLDGFAKLFVIGHELFHALEHDCEQIRFFREYTGFKTNIYEEEANFFATQLLKDYIPYYQDEIADWEIAEELEKYLSI
- a CDS encoding HTH domain-containing protein codes for the protein MTLENIKNGMTAKRNQIIVSVLDKLEYIENYASGVRRIFKDYESFDKKPEYYISDNGVIVTLYNRNYIKNNDTQKNTVNIDKNKNDTQNVNQKNRMNTIIDLIKEKSNITIKEICLKLNVSRPTVYRDMKYLRENNILEYQGSAKKGKWIIKK
- a CDS encoding TlpA family protein disulfide reductase; this encodes MKGKINLVVILLVIIIAAIFFVFKSKTKMEIDTKENTDVKVPNLVLFDQYGKEHNLEEYKGKVVIINFWATWCGYCVEEMPAFEKVYKEFGSNEKDVIFLGVAGPKSKENLNNIDVEKEEVIKFLNEHKITYPNLMDEVGKSFSEYGIRAFPTTYVINKSGNLEGFVSGAISEEQLRKTINEALKK